Proteins encoded by one window of Thermococcus sp. Bubb.Bath:
- a CDS encoding PEGA domain-containing protein, which yields MRLIKAVALIVLAGMIIGEPWASGLVVSEYGVHVYGTEKADSFSAVAVAPNGDIILGGQSSYLGIPLPWLVRVDRYGNIIWSRVYKFNRTVYRGKISALAVGKDGSIIAGGTIEESDTRELFVMKLDENGTVQWSYQYDVGDMSMLRSLGEDDNGNIVVTGFSPNIQEIIILKLNPYGNVIWSKKLNCGATGIFHAAKVRPDGEILLAYVRESDLILTKLRSNGLVSWAKVYKGVLFGDVSGIDEDENGLIVSGSTIDGNVWVMQTDPSGNLKWVNVYSTPNNDEAVGVASSNGGIFIVASSYNSTAAETWVFETDASGEVSRSALYSQGIPSSVSGDYGKLLVAGTTVKFNSFRGSDGILMSLPLNGAVIDGGKPNEPAVFKPTNKVEVSNTTLSTEFTPIKAKPLNPLPKNVCLTVPVILKISPPVSEGYPGSVYVDGNYTSPAFSKVHLSLCPGEHELVVKRSGYFDYVSTINVVPGWENVLTIKLSKKPEQKGKLLIDSTPEGAAVYINGTLMGITPLNLTLTPGKYSIRVTKGGYIEYSTEVYLPKNGSIEIKAKLQQTGTKTSSTTTTATTSTGESVSQTTHSTTSTPTTTETGNSPTSTSKKGGGGICGPALIVALALAPLLWRHRS from the coding sequence ATGAGGTTGATCAAAGCCGTTGCACTCATTGTTCTTGCGGGGATGATAATCGGGGAACCCTGGGCCAGCGGCCTGGTCGTATCGGAGTACGGAGTCCACGTATACGGCACCGAGAAAGCGGACTCCTTTTCCGCGGTTGCAGTGGCCCCAAACGGGGACATAATCCTTGGGGGCCAGAGCTCTTACCTGGGAATCCCTCTTCCATGGCTGGTGAGGGTGGATAGATATGGAAACATCATCTGGTCTAGGGTTTACAAGTTCAACAGAACTGTGTACAGGGGAAAGATAAGCGCCCTCGCGGTAGGCAAGGATGGGAGTATAATCGCAGGGGGAACCATAGAGGAGAGTGACACCAGAGAGCTCTTCGTAATGAAGCTCGACGAAAATGGTACAGTCCAGTGGTCATACCAGTACGACGTAGGGGACATGAGCATGCTGCGGAGTTTAGGAGAAGACGACAATGGAAACATCGTAGTAACGGGCTTCAGTCCGAACATTCAGGAGATAATCATACTTAAACTAAACCCCTACGGCAACGTTATCTGGTCAAAGAAGCTGAACTGTGGAGCCACTGGGATTTTTCACGCGGCGAAAGTCCGTCCCGACGGAGAAATTCTGCTCGCATACGTAAGGGAAAGCGACCTAATCTTAACGAAGCTGAGGAGCAACGGCTTGGTCTCATGGGCAAAGGTATACAAAGGAGTTCTTTTCGGGGACGTTAGCGGGATTGATGAAGACGAAAACGGGCTCATCGTGAGCGGTTCGACCATTGACGGGAACGTTTGGGTGATGCAAACAGACCCCAGCGGAAATCTAAAGTGGGTCAACGTCTACTCGACCCCCAACAACGACGAAGCCGTTGGCGTGGCCTCATCAAACGGCGGCATTTTCATTGTCGCATCCTCGTACAACTCCACAGCGGCGGAAACGTGGGTTTTTGAAACTGACGCCAGCGGCGAGGTGTCCAGGAGTGCCCTTTACAGCCAGGGAATTCCGTCCAGCGTCAGCGGTGATTACGGGAAGCTCCTCGTCGCGGGAACCACAGTGAAGTTCAACAGTTTCAGGGGAAGCGATGGCATCCTCATGAGCCTCCCGCTGAACGGAGCTGTCATCGATGGAGGAAAACCAAACGAACCGGCAGTATTTAAGCCGACTAACAAGGTCGAAGTTTCCAATACCACGCTCTCCACCGAGTTTACACCCATAAAAGCCAAGCCCCTGAACCCCCTGCCCAAGAACGTTTGCTTAACCGTTCCGGTTATCCTCAAAATATCCCCCCCTGTCTCAGAGGGCTATCCCGGAAGCGTATACGTCGACGGGAACTATACAAGCCCTGCGTTTAGCAAGGTGCACCTCTCTCTGTGCCCGGGGGAGCACGAACTCGTGGTAAAGAGGAGCGGCTACTTTGACTACGTGAGCACCATAAACGTTGTGCCCGGCTGGGAGAACGTGCTCACGATAAAGCTCTCCAAGAAGCCAGAGCAGAAGGGGAAGCTCCTCATAGACTCGACTCCGGAGGGTGCGGCTGTCTACATAAATGGGACGCTAATGGGAATCACACCCCTCAACCTAACCCTCACACCGGGGAAGTACTCGATCAGGGTTACTAAGGGGGGCTACATAGAGTACTCCACCGAAGTGTACCTCCCTAAAAATGGAAGCATCGAGATTAAGGCCAAGCTGCAGCAAACAGGAACAAAGACGAGCTCAACCACAACCACCGCAACGACGAGCACGGGGGAGTCAGTCTCTCAAACAACGCACTCCACTACATCCACGCCCACAACAACCGAAACGGGGAACTCTCCAACGAGCACATCAAAGAAGGGTGGTGGAGGGATATGTGGACCGGCACTCATCGTGGCCTTAGCACTCGCCCCACTGTTGTGGAGGCACCGGTCGTAG
- a CDS encoding DUF1931 family protein — protein sequence MAEMIIPYPQLQKILERTCELAVIKPRAEEMMEIVEKELADLFEVAYENAKAENSDTIKLRHIPITKGFRSSMNLFRAVIEDENVQMEPIRKYLLKEIPGDKPLEEDVVNELPIIAGTLFVLVGRVIKALHPEIKNVYPEHIEEAGKVLDYTL from the coding sequence ATGGCGGAGATGATTATTCCGTATCCACAGCTCCAGAAGATCCTTGAGAGGACCTGCGAGCTCGCGGTAATCAAGCCCCGCGCCGAGGAAATGATGGAGATCGTTGAGAAGGAGCTCGCTGACCTCTTTGAAGTCGCCTACGAGAACGCGAAGGCTGAGAACTCTGACACGATAAAACTCCGTCACATCCCGATAACCAAGGGCTTCAGGAGCTCCATGAACCTCTTCAGGGCGGTTATAGAGGATGAAAACGTCCAGATGGAACCGATCAGGAAGTACCTTCTCAAGGAGATACCCGGGGACAAGCCGCTTGAGGAGGACGTTGTAAACGAGCTTCCCATCATAGCGGGAACTCTCTTCGTGCTCGTTGGAAGGGTCATCAAGGCCCTCCACCCGGAGATAAAGAACGTCTATCCCGAACACATCGAGGAAGCCGGGAAGGTGCTGGATTACACGCTGTGA
- a CDS encoding S9 family peptidase: MAKGLTEKDLGKFKLVGNIDALGRKLVFQVTEISVEKDDYFSKLYLYDGRKVKPFTAGKKDASPRFSPDGKLVAFTSKRDKESKEAELYVIPTDGGEARLLAKFKYGIQNIRFTEEGKGIAVVTPIDVEKKPKDDVHIIKELPFWFNGVGFVYGKRSAVYLVDVESGKKKRLTPKNLDVGQIRFHKGKLYFIAQENRERKPMVSDLYVLEGRKTKKLTPGKWDISDFIPLDDGTFILKASTRERGIPTNTHIYHYNPAIGEMRKLTKDLDRAAYNSLNSDVRGSQRAELVFKDGWIYYVATDGPRANLFRVNLNGKIERVIAGDRSVESFAIGDYIAFTAQDAVTPLELYVLRDGKEKKVTDFNGWINEYRLSKPEHFKVKASDGVELDAWVMKPVDFKPGKKYPAVLEIHGGPKTAYGYSFMHEFHVLTAKGFVVIFSNPRGSDGYGEEFADIREHYGERDYQDIMEVVDEAVKRFDFIDPERIGVTGGSYGGFMTNWIVGHTNRFKAAVTQRSISNWTSFFGTTDIGYFFAPDQVGGDPWSNTNGYWEKSPLKYAPNVETPLLIIHSMEDYRCWLAGGLQFFTALRNLGKTVELALFPGENHDLSRGGKPKHRVKRLELIAGWMERWLKS; this comes from the coding sequence ATGGCGAAAGGTCTGACCGAGAAGGACCTCGGAAAGTTCAAGCTTGTGGGGAACATAGACGCCTTGGGGAGAAAGCTCGTTTTCCAGGTGACGGAGATAAGCGTCGAGAAGGACGACTACTTTTCCAAACTGTACCTCTACGACGGCAGGAAGGTTAAGCCCTTCACCGCAGGAAAGAAGGACGCCAGCCCGCGCTTCTCACCTGACGGAAAGCTCGTAGCCTTCACATCCAAGCGCGATAAGGAGAGCAAAGAGGCTGAACTCTACGTCATCCCAACGGACGGCGGAGAGGCGAGACTGCTAGCGAAGTTCAAGTACGGGATTCAGAACATCCGCTTCACAGAGGAGGGAAAGGGCATAGCGGTCGTTACTCCGATAGACGTCGAGAAGAAGCCTAAGGACGACGTCCACATCATCAAGGAGCTCCCCTTCTGGTTCAACGGCGTCGGCTTTGTTTATGGAAAGAGAAGCGCCGTTTACCTCGTTGATGTCGAGAGCGGGAAGAAGAAGCGCCTCACTCCGAAGAACCTCGACGTTGGCCAGATCCGCTTCCACAAGGGCAAGCTATACTTCATAGCCCAGGAGAATCGCGAGAGGAAGCCGATGGTGAGCGACCTCTACGTCCTCGAAGGTAGGAAAACCAAGAAGCTCACGCCGGGCAAGTGGGACATCTCCGACTTCATACCGCTGGACGATGGGACGTTCATCCTCAAGGCCAGCACGCGCGAGCGCGGGATTCCGACGAACACCCACATCTACCACTACAATCCCGCCATCGGTGAGATGAGAAAGCTGACGAAAGACCTTGACAGAGCGGCCTATAACTCCCTCAACAGCGATGTTAGGGGCTCTCAGAGAGCAGAGCTCGTCTTTAAGGATGGGTGGATCTACTATGTCGCCACGGACGGCCCGAGGGCTAACCTATTCCGCGTTAACCTCAACGGCAAGATAGAGCGCGTTATAGCTGGAGACAGGAGCGTCGAGAGCTTTGCGATAGGTGATTACATAGCCTTCACGGCCCAGGACGCGGTTACACCGCTTGAGCTCTACGTCCTCCGCGACGGGAAGGAGAAGAAAGTTACTGACTTCAACGGCTGGATTAATGAGTACAGGCTCTCAAAGCCGGAGCACTTCAAGGTCAAGGCCAGCGACGGCGTTGAGCTGGATGCGTGGGTTATGAAGCCCGTGGACTTCAAGCCAGGCAAGAAGTATCCAGCGGTCCTCGAGATCCACGGCGGACCAAAGACCGCCTACGGCTACTCCTTCATGCACGAGTTCCACGTTCTAACGGCTAAAGGCTTCGTCGTCATCTTCTCCAACCCGCGCGGGAGCGACGGCTACGGGGAAGAATTTGCGGACATAAGGGAGCACTACGGGGAGAGAGATTACCAGGACATAATGGAAGTCGTCGATGAGGCGGTGAAGCGCTTCGACTTCATAGACCCGGAGAGAATAGGAGTGACCGGCGGCTCCTACGGCGGCTTCATGACTAACTGGATAGTCGGGCACACGAACCGCTTCAAGGCCGCGGTGACCCAGCGCTCGATATCGAACTGGACGAGCTTCTTTGGAACGACAGACATCGGCTACTTCTTCGCGCCCGACCAGGTTGGCGGCGACCCGTGGAGCAACACAAATGGTTACTGGGAAAAGAGCCCGCTGAAATACGCGCCCAACGTTGAGACGCCGCTCCTCATAATCCACAGCATGGAGGACTACCGCTGCTGGCTGGCGGGGGGACTGCAGTTCTTCACAGCTTTGAGGAACCTCGGCAAAACCGTCGAGCTCGCCCTCTTCCCAGGAGAGAACCACGACCTCAGCAGAGGTGGAAAGCCGAAGCACAGGGTTAAGAGGCTTGAGCTTATAGCCGGGTGGATGGAGAGGTGGTTGAAGAGCTAA